The Penicillium oxalicum strain HP7-1 chromosome V, whole genome shotgun sequence genomic interval TTGTGAATCTTCTGCGTGTTTTTGGCATTAAGTCATTTATCCACGACGAGGCATTCCGCGGCCACGACCACGGAGAGCCCGCTGAGCAGCACCGGGAGGAAGACCACCCGCGGGACCGCCGGGCTGGGCAGACTCCTCGTTCTCTGTTGGTTTCCCTGTGTCAGCTAAACACGTCGATGAACATTTACGGGAACGTGAGAATAGGGGACATACTGATCGTCTCGTCCACACTCAAAATCAAGCAAGCAGCCTCCACAGCGGCTTGGATCGCATTGACCTTGACCAAGCTAGGCTCCCAAACAAAGGCGGCCATGTTGTCTCGAACACCCTCGTTGTCAAAGTCCACACCCGCCCACAGGTTGTTCTTACGGTGCTCAACACGCAGTCGGTTGAGAATATCTGTGGCGTCAAAGCCAGCGTTATCACAAAGCTGGCGGGGAATGACCTCGAGAGCCTTGGCAAATGCCTTCACAACGGCCTGCTGCTTGTGAGGCACATTGCGGTCAGCATAGCCGTGCAAGTAGCTGGACAGTTCCATCTCAGtagcaccaccaccagcgaCAATCGTAGTGTTGCGCAGGGCACGCTTCACAATCATGATCGCGTCGTGCAGACTTCGGTCAACCTCGGCGATAAACTGCTCAGCACCACCACGCAGGACCAAAGTACACGTCTTGGCAGCCGGGCACTCGGAGAACAGGTTGAAGCGCTCTCCACCAATCTGGCGCTCCTCGAAAGCACCACAGGTACCCAGGTGGCGGTCCTGGATGTCGCTGCATGTGGATTGGGTTGCTGCACCAGTGGCCTGGCAGACACGGTCCATATCGTCGGAAGCCACACGGCCAGCACAAAAGATGTCACGGTCGGCGAAGTATCTATAATCATTAGGAGTATGTTGTCAGTGGTCACGGCTTTTCTGGGGCGGAATGACGAAAATATCGCGGTTGACGAGGTAACATACTGGGTAGCAAGGTCTCCAATGGGCAATTTGCTCAGAACCACCTTGGCCCCGGTCTTGTAGATGGCCTCCAGCTTGTTGAAGATGATCTGCCACTCGGCATCGACAATCGCTTGGTATTCCGATACTTGCTCAACGCGGACTTCCGCATTGTCCTTCTCGCTCTTCAGCTCCAACTCAACGTTGAGGCACACAATTTTAGGGTCCTTGAAGAACTTGGGCTGCTGCTCAAATCCGGCATAAGAGAAGGTCTTCTTGAAAGCCACACCGTTGACGAAGAGAGAGTCCTGCAGACCACCACCGGTCACCTTCTTCACGCCGATCAACTTCTCGTTCAGGTCATCCTGATCCAGTGAGAGGACAGCATCCACGACCACTATATAGATCACACCGCATCTTGTCAGTTGCTAAAGCACGCAGAGAAAAAGGGGCGGGTTCCGAGCGGATTCCTTACTCTTTGTGAAGAAATCCGAATTGCGCTTGATGAGCTTGCTGTTCATGGCGGTCGCTGCTAGCCGACGAAGAgtctcaatcttcttctcctcgcttcCTGCCGAGTCAATGATATCCACCGCGATCTCTTTGACCTTGTTCACGGCCATGGAGCCCGCTCGTCGAAGACCCTTGATGATGGTCTGCGAACTGACGCCCTGCTCAACCAGATCGCGAACCTCCTTGAGAATCTCACCAGCAAGAACCACCACGGAGGTTGTTCCATCACCAACCTCGGCATCTTGGGATCGGGCAATGTCCGTGAGGATTCGAGCGGCCGGATGCACAATGTCGAGCAGCTAGAAATTGGAGTCGCGAGTGTTAGAATACATTTTCGAGGGATCCCCCCCACTGTCCGCTGAAACCAAGTGCATGCCGTACCTTCATCACAGTTGCGCCATCATTGGTGATGGTTTGCTTGCCATTGCTGTCAACAAGCAAGAGATCACCACCGTAGGGACCCAAGGTGCTCTTGACTGTGGACTGCACAGCAACGCAGGCGTTgatgttggagatgatctggCCTTTACCCTGGGAAGCATCGGTGCCTGCTCATTTCAGTTGACAGCAGTTAGCATGATTCGAGATATCCCACCAAAATGCGTGTtcggggagggggaaataGAGCACACGGACCTTCCTTCAGCACAACAATCGTTGGTGTTTGGCCGTTAAAGGCCATGATGTGAATGATATGAGGGCCGAGACCGTTTTGAATAAAGTAATTAAAAAAAGTCCTTTGAAATGATCGCACTTTGGTCCTGGTCGGCACACAGGAGTCGGAGGGGCTTGATAATCGACTACGGCCAAAATTTCCCAAAGcttcctttctccccctcagGAGCCCCCGAAGGCCCGAAAGGCGGTGACCAGCCCGCACACTCGTCCTGACCAACCAACTGAAGAGTCCCAGGGCTAAGGCGGAGCCTGATCTAAATAGACGTTAGTAATTCCTTTAGGATACATCATGATGGTCTCAGTTGAGCCACCTCTCGACAATTGTCCTTGGTTTGATCATCTGAATCGTCGAGAGTCTGAAAAGATCACCTCTGATTCATTCAAAGACGACGCCCTGCTTGAGGACCAGGGCCTTGTTTTTGAGCTAAAGTTCTCGAAACACAGATCAACTCGCCCAGGCCTGCCTCCTTCGCTGGTGACTCGATTTATTTATGACCCTTACGGGGTCGGCTTCTCGCTGATCACACGCCAGAGTGTAGTATCTACGGCACTACTATTGGTTGATGTTCGAAGGTACTGTCGAGGCTGCAACTTGTGGACTCAGACCTAGTCCAGCAAAATGTACGAGTCATCACTAGAGTGTACATTAGGGCCTGCTAATAGTATCAGTCCTATGCTAGTCATCCTCGCCTCGTCATTCCCGGCCGAGACATTGGGATATTCCGGTTCAAGCACAATTTGTAGATCTCAGACCCCTGATAGGCGGTCATTTTCGATTTCAAGCTTAGCAAGAAACGCCatatgcaaaaaaaaaatgataGTCCGCAGTTCCCACGTGGCACACTGCTCAAATGGCCCAGTTTAGTTCCAACCCCAACGCCCGTAAAAGTTGCATCCGACCAAATGATGAGTAAATTTGCATATTCATAGCCCAAGCCCGAGACCAGCTCAGGTAAAGTCGTAGTTGCCGTCTGACGGATTGCCGTACTCGTACTTGGAGAGCAGCTCAGCATCGTGTTGCATATCTTGATGGGAGGAATGGCTCATCAGCCCAAGCACCTCTTGCCGAAAGGGATCAGAGCCATCGTCGACCATCATCTGATAAGCATTGCTGGCAGTGTGAAACCGCATCGCATCATCGAAACTGGACATGTTCATGTGCTGAGGACCAGGCGCAAACGCGCCCGCCATAGCATTCTGCTGTTGGTAGCGCCGGAGTTGTTGCTGCAGCTGCATAATCTGAGGGTCCAGAGGCATGGGGTTGAAGTTCGCCATGGAATGGACATTTGGCGGTATATTTGCAGGAACAGATGGATGAACGAACGCATTGTGATTGGGGGAATCATCGGGTGCCTCGTCCATGGCTTGTGATAGGTCAGTTTGAATCTTCGAATGCACATCCGACGTCCCTTGCTGTTCGTGGTCCATGGCGTCCTCCGTGTCCATTTCCAGATTCTCGCCAGATGCCGATCGGTCGTCGTCTTTGGCATCGGATACTGGTGGTGCCTTCAGGGTCTCTTTGCATTGAGGACAATCGCGAATCACTCTGTTCACGGTCTCCTTGATCCGCACCCAGTGATACTTGACTGCAATTGCGGCAGTGGTCTTGTTGATACCCGCATGCTGTTTCACATGGACTTCCTTGGCAATTTCGTACTGTTGTTGCGGGTCAGACACGACTTCTTTGTCTTTCAGCATCAGTTTCTCAGGCTCGCCATCGTCGCCGCCTAGTAATTTGTAGTGAGTCGCTGCGCTGCGAAGTCGGCTCTTCTCGGCTCGGTCCGCTCCCCGGGGGTATTTGGAGTGCTTCAGGTAGTATCTGATCTTCTCAAAGCGGTCCTGGGAGACAGAATCTTCGCCATCTAAGCTGAGACCACGGCCATAGATGATGGCGTCGACAAATTCCCCAGGTTGGGATTTAAGCTGGCCGCCACCGGGAACTCGACCGATCCGCTTGAACCCTAATGAATCCCAGAGTCGGCAGGAGGCAACATTGGTCTCGTAGACCAAGTTAAAAACAGCGTATGTGTAGCCCTGGGGATTGGAGAATGTGAGACCGCATCCAAGGACAGGGGCACTCTGTTGCGAGTGTGGAAAAACTCACCAGGCGCGGCGCCCATTCGAGATATGCTTCACCCATCAGCCGACCCACACCCTTGTTTCGAGCAGCGTCGGTGACTATGAAAGTTCCATTACAGACGTGACTGCTGCGGCCAGGGTAGTTGGGGCGGATATGGAAGCCACCCAGGCAAATCTTTGTCCAATTCGCGCCGGCGCGGTCCATCGAATGGGTCTGCTGCACATTCTGGATATCGCCCAGCAGCATCACAACACCAAAATTTGAGAACCAGTACCGTCCAAACTGCGCCAGAGGAATCGGTTCTGTCATAGCATATGTATCTCCCTTCTCAATTTCCTTGTTGAATTGATCAGAGAGATATTTGAGTAGTTGTCGAGGCACATCGTCCGCCGAAGCGAACGGCAGAAGCGTTGCAACAGTCACACGGTCTCTGAGTGTAACCTGTCTTGGGTTCAACGCCAGGGGATATTCCATCCGTTCAAGCCCTGTCGCCACGGGCTCGGCATCAACATGGACTTCAGACATGTTGATCGACTAGTCCAACGATAATGGTCACGGGACTTTCTGCCATACTAGTCAGGAACTCTCTTGCTCTCAATGGGTTCAAAGGTACCCCAACAAAGGGGCTAATTGGGAAACGTGGGATGAACAACAGCTGCCGACCGAGAGAAAACCATCGTTGAAGATCGTACGCGATTCTCGTCTGCGATTGACTGTAGACATTCCCAATATTCCCGTCACTGACCTTCCCTACTGTTTCTAGAAGCTCGTTGTTCGCACTTCGAGGACCGCGTGGGTATTCTCGAGTCCGGAATGGCTGCAACGCAAGTTACAGAAGCCGTGGTCCTCGCTGACTCATGCTCCTGGCCTCAGGTTATTCTCAGGCAGCACTTTATCTTGCAGGCTCCAGCCCGGTACCGGCGTTTAAAAGCTGTATCCCCACAGTATACCTAATCACCTCTGGCGGCATTCCCACGCCTAAGTGGATATATCGCTGTTCAAATCAGGCATTAGATGCAGGGCAACACTAATCTTCATTTTCCATATAATGTGTTCTCCGCTATAGAAGCTGCGAAAAAAGCAAACCGCGCATATGTCCTTATCTACTGTGATGCGATCAAAGTTTCATGTTGACTCGTCAGATGTACTTGCACCTGCAGGTTGAGGTAATAGGGAAAACGACGGCAGACAATCATTTGCTATCAACATCAGATCGTCGCTGGCTGATCATTCAGTGAGGTCAGGTTTTCTGCAAGTCACGTGGATTGTATATAGAGCTCCAGCTACCCATCCACAGTGATCTCCTTTTCAATAAACAGCTCTCTCAGCTTCGGTGCTACAAATTGGTTCTGTGTTTCCATGATGACTACTTCTAAGCGACCACGTTATTATGAAAACAAACTAGCACCAGTAGTGATAAATCCGGTCTCGCTCATCAACGCTCTCCATGAGCTTCGGGCAGCGGTTCACAATGGTGCAGAGAAATTGAATACAAACGAGCCCCTGCCTGAGAAATGGAACAACGGCGGAgtctttcttcatttccCAGGTATCAATATCTCACTGACGAATGACACCTGCCAACTGAGTGTCTCCGTCCTGTCAGCCTCAGCATGGCTGAGACCTGACGCGGCTGTTGAGATTGTTTCTAACCGGATTTGTAGGCGTTGCTCTTGCCTTTTTACGTCTTAACTATCAGAGTCCAGTGCTATTCGGCCAAAATTCAAACCCCTCGGAATTCCTTGAGTATGCTTTGAAGAGAGTTCCATCCGGTTTGCCGGATATGCCTTTGATCCCATCACGACTTTCTCCTGCGGGCTCTTTCTCGCCGTTGGCGGCTGCCAGTTTACAGATTTTCGCAACTGTGGCGAAGAACGGATGGGGAGCTGGCGAGACGCCCAAAATTTCCGCTGAACTCATCAACTGCCTCCGTGACGCTACTGATTTGGCACTCCAAAACTCATGGATCGTGCCTCATGGCGACCACCGGATgggtggagatgagattCTCTACGGTCGTGCAGGGCTATTATGGTTGCTGCTAAATGTTCGCACGCACCAGTATCATGAGGAAAATCGCGAACTCCTTTTGCCGGTCATTGCTAAGATCCCACAATTGATTCGCGTCATAGTTGACGCTGGTCGACATGGCTCCAAGGACTTTATACAGAACCATGGACGCGAGCATGCACATCCACTGATGTATGCCTGGATGGAGGGTCATTACGGATTCGGCGCGTAAGTCCTGCCTCCTACATGAGCCAAGTTGTGATTGAGCAGTCACTGAGATGGTTTTTTGATCTATAGTGCCCATGGAGCTAGTAAGCAGGATGTCCTTGTGGAAATGATGAGAACATCACCCGACTAACCTAGGTACTGCAGCGGGTATCCTTTCTGTGCTGCTCTCCTGTACAGCAGATGAATTGTCAGAGTATGTTCCAGAGATTGGAGGGACTATCACTGCACTTTGCAGGCTTGCTGTCGCCCATGATGGCCATCTGCCAAAGACTCTGCCACCCTGTGGTGCAAAGGAGTCTTTTGAACTGGTTCAATTCTGTCACGGCTCCCCTTCAATCCTATTACTCTTGGGTGTGGCGCTCAAGAACGATCAGCTGACCCAGAACTGCTGGCACCCAGTATGGGACCAAACACTCTACCAGGCCACCGCCCGTGTCTGGGAAGAAGGTCTTCTTTCTAAAGGTGGGAGCTTGTGTCATGGTATCTCTGGAAATGCTTGGCCGTGGTTATTGTTACATGATGTCTTTGAATACAACTCAGACAGGATTGAAGATGCCAGGCGTACATTCTTCCAGAGCAGCGATGACCCCATGGCATCGGATGACGACCTCAGTTCCAAGCTAACTTCCAATTTTTTCCTCTCCCGGGCGCTGGCGTTCATGCTGCATTCATTTGAGACGCGTCCGTACAAGGATGATCAAAGTCCCTCGGAATATGATTATTGCACTCCTAACGAGCCAAACTCACTATTTAATGGACTGGCAGGCAATCTTTGTGCTTGGGCCGAGACCTGTGCGGTCGTTCAGGCGAGACTGCGAAAAATCATGTTGAACGAAAGCAGTGCAGTCAGTCGATACGAGGATGACAATTCCTTCAAGGAAGCGTTGCGTTGTCAGTTGGGCTTCCCACTTGTGGGCGGCAATGGTGCGTGCGGTGTACTTTAATTTGATATTTTTTCCATATCTTCATTCaaatggatggaatgggTGTTGCCCTGGCACCATCCAACCAGAACTCTGGATCATGGATTAAATGCTTCACCTCCCGTCTATGCCGTGTGGAAGTCCGATATCTGAAATCGTAATTCAAGACAACCCCGGAATTATTTAACTACTGGGCCGGGTCCTTTGCCTATCTACATGCAGGTATGTGTGTTTTCCTTCCCTCCAGCAGACCTGTGTTGGTACCTGCAGGTGGTCCAGGAAAGTCTGTCACTGGGGCTTTTTTCCTTGAGCGTGGAAGAAGACGGTTGGAATCACCTAGCCGGGCACTGCTCAATATATTTCTTGAACGGGCGGGCGGGCATGACGATCTAACGCATATGGAATGCCTTCGAACAGGCTGATTCCAGGATCCGCTGCCCTCTGATAGGTAGGTGACATGAaggtacctacctagtaGGTCAAACCTCAAGGGCATATGCATATCTCGTCCGAAGGAATTCTCA includes:
- a CDS encoding putative T-complex protein 1 subunit eta — encoded protein: MAFNGQTPTIVVLKEGTDASQGKGQIISNINACVAVQSTVKSTLGPYGGDLLLVDSNGKQTITNDGATVMKLLDIVHPAARILTDIARSQDAEVGDGTTSVVVLAGEILKEVRDLVEQGVSSQTIIKGLRRAGSMAVNKVKEIAVDIIDSAGSEEKKIETLRRLAATAMNSKLIKRNSDFFTKMVVDAVLSLDQDDLNEKLIGVKKVTGGGLQDSLFVNGVAFKKTFSYAGFEQQPKFFKDPKIVCLNVELELKSEKDNAEVRVEQVSEYQAIVDAEWQIIFNKLEAIYKTGAKVVLSKLPIGDLATQYFADRDIFCAGRVASDDMDRVCQATGAATQSTCSDIQDRHLGTCGAFEERQIGGERFNLFSECPAAKTCTLVLRGGAEQFIAEVDRSLHDAIMIVKRALRNTTIVAGGGATEMELSSYLHGYADRNVPHKQQAVVKAFAKALEVIPRQLCDNAGFDATDILNRLRVEHRKNNLWAGVDFDNEGVRDNMAAFVWEPSLVKVNAIQAAVEAACLILSVDETITDTGKPTENEESAQPGGPAGGLPPGAAQRALRGRGRGMPRRG